In Mus caroli chromosome 19, CAROLI_EIJ_v1.1, whole genome shotgun sequence, a genomic segment contains:
- the Lrrc10b gene encoding leucine-rich repeat-containing protein 10B, which yields MGIAESTPDELPSDAEEQLRSGEQQLELSGRRLRRLPSAVCALSRLQKLYVSGTGLRELPEEIEELRELRILALDFNKLERLPDGLCRLPRLTRLYLGGNRLLALPPDFAQLQSLRCLWIEGNFLRRFPRPLLRLVALQSLQMGDNRLRALPAELPRMTGLRGLWLYGNRFEEFPPALLRMGRLHILDLDRNRLGGFPDLHPLRALRVFSYDHNPVTGPPRVADTVFLVGEGAVERMAERDEPIPRPPARRPTRAFEDEEEEDLLIGGAGPRALGPARDSLRALEAPPGLGT from the coding sequence ATGGGCATCGCAGAGTCCACGCCGGACGAGCTGCCGTCGGACGCCGAGGAGCAGCTGCGCAGCGGCGAGCAGCAGCTGGAGCTGAGCGGGCGGCGGTTGCGGCGGCTGCCTAGCGCCGTGTGCGCATTGAGCCGCTTGCAGAAGCTGTATGTGAGCGGCACCGGGCTGCGCGAGCTTCCCGAGGAGATCGAGGAGCTGCGCGAGCTGCGCATCCTGGCGCTCGACTTCAACAAGCTGGAGCGCCTGCCCGACGGCCTGTGTCGCCTACCGCGCCTCACGCGTCTCTACCTGGGCGGCAACCGTCTGCTGGCGCTGCCACCCGACTTTGCGCAGCTGCAGAGCCTGCGCTGCCTCTGGATCGAAGGCAACTTCCTGCGGCGCTTTCCGCGGCCGTTGTTGCGCCTGGTGGCGCTGCAATCGCTGCAGATGGGCGACAACCGGCTGCGCGCGCTGCCCGCCGAGCTGCCGCGCATGACCGGCTTGCGTGGCCTCTGGCTCTACGGCAATCGCTTCGAAGAGTTCCCGCCCGCGCTGTTGCGCATGGGCCGGCTGCACATCCTCGACCTCGACCGCAACCGCCTGGGCGGCTTCCCCGACCTGCACCCGCTGCGTGCGCTCCGAGTTTTCTCCTACGACCACAACCCAGTCACTGGACCCCCCCGGGTGGCAGACACCGTTTTCCTAGTGGGCGAGGGAGCCGTCGAGCGCATGGCTGAGCGCGACGAACCCATTCCGCGACCGCCAGCCCGGCGTCCAACCCGGGCTtttgaggatgaggaggaagaagacctACTCATAGGAGGCGCAGGACCCAGGGCCCTGGGGCCCGCCAGGGACAGCCTCCGAGCCTTGGAAGCTCCTCCAGGATTGGGCACCTGA